The following are encoded in a window of Cygnus atratus isolate AKBS03 ecotype Queensland, Australia chromosome 8, CAtr_DNAZoo_HiC_assembly, whole genome shotgun sequence genomic DNA:
- the LOC118243440 gene encoding vitamin D3 hydroxylase-associated protein-like, whose protein sequence is MIQQQLRQLLPEPEVASSAALSLLCGSAVAVVVWKWLGERQIQQKMEEAQRTREEGVKKMAKAVRQFREQVPSVQTDAILSLPLLELAGRLQEGSLSPRTVLYTYIEKALEVTQQTNCVRHFIPECEEQLQEIQGQKEKGLLYGIPVSIKDHIGHKGQLSTCGLVQYLGTPEQEDSVLVKVLKRQGAIPFAKTNVPQSLFNYDCSNTIFGQTLNPLNHQKTPGGSSGGEGALIAGGGSILGIGSDVGGSIRLPSSFCGLCGLKPTAKRLSLSGVNGPVNGILSVPSALGPMARDVDSLALCMKALLCEEMFRLDPTVPPIPFNEEVYSSSAPLRVGYYDTDGYFPLPPCMRRAVHETREALQAAGHKLVPFSPLRIHYVMTELFLKTFFADGGRAWLDEFTGNIVDPSLKPQVTCYKIPRLAKKLLALILKPLFPRLADYLNALCGMRSVNELWNQQHQIEAYRSEFITQWRELHLDVVLCPVLGPAFTVGFPGKLLPAVSSTMLYNVLNFPAGVVPVSVVTEADEEELKLYRGCCDDSWDRTLKQAVAGAVGLPVAVQCVALPWQEELCLRFMKEVETLSRGKGAA, encoded by the exons ATgatccagcagcagctgagacaGCTCCTGCCAGAGCCAGAAGTGGCTTCTTCTGCTgccctcagccttctctgtgGCTCAGCGGTGGCCGTGGTAGTCTGGAAGTGGCTGGGTGAAAGGCAGATCcagcagaaaatggaagaggCTCAGAGGACCCGGGAGGAAGGTGTGAAGAAAATGGCAAAGGCTGTCCGGCAGTTCAGGGAGCAG GTCCCCAGTGTCCAGACAGATGCCATCCTGTCCCTACCCCTGCTGGAACTTGCTGGGAGATTACAGGAAGGGTCCTTGTCCCCCAGGACTGTCCTCTACACCTACATAGAGAAG GCCCTGGAAGTGACCCAGCAGACAAACTGCGTGCGACATTTTATCCCAGAgtgtgaggagcagctccaggaaaTACAAGGGCAGAAGGAGAAAGGGCTTCTCTACGGCATCCCTGTCAGCATCAAGGACCACATCGGCCACAAG ggccaACTGTCAACCTGTGGGCTTGTGCAATACCTGGGCACTCCAGAGCAGGAGGACAGCGTACTAGTCAAGGTTTTGAAGAGACAGGGGGCCATCCCATTCGCTAAGACCAACGTGCCGCAATCCCTCTTCAA CTACGACTGCAGTAATACCATCTTTGGCCAGACCCTGAACCCCCTCAACCACCAGAAGACCCCCGGAGGCTCCtcaggaggggagggagctcTGATTGCAGGGGGAGGCTCCATCCTGGGCATCGGCTCAGACGTTGGTGGCAGCATCCGCCTGCCGTCCAGCTTCTGCGGGCTGTGCGGGCTCAAACCCACAGCCAAAAGGCTCAG cctGTCTGGAGTGAATGGCCCAGTCAATGGGATCCTGTCAG TTCCCTCTGCGCTGGGGCCGATGGCGAGAGATGTGGACAGCCTGGCCCTCTGCATGAAGGCACTGCTCTGCGAGGAGATGTTCCGGCTGGACCCCACCGTGCCCCCCATCCCCTTCAACGAGGAG GTGTACTCAAGCTCTGCTCCTCTGCGGGTCGGGTACTACGACACCGATGGCTACTTCCCGCTGCCTCCTTGCATGCGCAGGGCGGTGCATGAGACCAGggaggctctgcaggcagcagggcacaaG CTGGTGCCCTTTTCTCCACTTCGGATCCACTATGTTATGACTGAACtgtttttgaagacattttttgcTGATGGAGGCCGTGCTTGGTTGGATGAGTT CACAGGAAATATTGTAGATCCAAGCTTAAAACCACAGGTGACTTGCTACAAGATCCCAAGGCTGGCGAAGAAGCTGCTGGCTCTGATTCTTAAACCTCTG TTTCCCCGCCTGGCTGACTATCTGAATGCCTTGTGTGGAATGAG GTCAGTGAATGAGCTGTGGAATCAACAGCATCAAATAGAG GCGTACCGCTCGGAATTCATCACCCAGTGGAGGGAACTCCACCTCGACGTCGTGCTGTGCCCTGTCCTAGGGCCTGCCTTCACCGTGGGATTCCCAGGGAAACTCCTCC CTGCCGTCTCCTCCACAATGCTGTACAACGTCTTGAACTTCCCCGCTGGGGTCGTGCCCGTCAGCGTGGTGACAGAAGCTGATGAGGAAGAACTGAAGCTTTACCGAGGATGCTGCGATGACTCCTGGGACAGGACACTGAAACAG GCTGTGGCAGGAGCCGTGGGGCTGCCCGTGGCCGTGCAGTGCGTGGCCTTGCCgtggcaggaggagctgtgcctgCGCTTCATGAAGGAGGTGGAGACCCTCAGCCGTGGGAAGGGAGCAGCGTAG